The Pygocentrus nattereri isolate fPygNat1 chromosome 4, fPygNat1.pri, whole genome shotgun sequence genome includes a window with the following:
- the snapc1a gene encoding snRNA-activating protein complex subunit 1a, giving the protein MTVAAAKACDYFWIPFKTDCEELLGRFQLTDSVRYETFAAIWRSMDFSSVFYGITTHQERRAFTRLVFATVYDYFLPPYNFQIRAGALYTLYGLYHAQLSLPKEKIWIALKDWVHIQKFVSDALSCQHLDVVYVYRKLESDKVFFYTTMPKQLTFDAKRRFLNKDVNEEFQDRSARVAELVNTDTLEEIGNVQGHYERIKLSLPASSSISVTLVNLTAKLLECALEFQQWQGKNAAAKNKDSGAKAKKSTQQTESSLRADLLSSIKSKSYGHLSKASKSRRHRQVEMDTSGSGTDHVQDCTTSRRSRPPSLSARTRQNLGKKGSGGSDERTQHWLLSSMEEDKTAMKRSQQRSRFKW; this is encoded by the exons ATGACAGTAG ctGCAGCGAAAGCGTGTGATTACTTCTGGATTCCGTTCAAAACGGACTGTGAGGAACTGCTGGGTCGCTTCCAGCTAACCGACTCGGTTCGATATGAAACGTTTGCGGCTATATGGAGATCAATGGACTTCTCCAGCGTGTTTTA TGGAATTACGACACACCAGGAGAGGAGAGCTTTTACCCGTCTTGTCTTTGCCACAGTGTATGATTACTTCTTGCCTCCATACAACTTTCAGATCAGGGCAGGGGCTCTGTACACGTTATATGGCCTTTACCATGCACAGCTCTCGTTGCCTAAGGAAAAG ATCTGGATTGCTCTGAAGGATTGGGTGCATATACAGAAGTTTGTTTCTGATGCACTTAGCTGTCAGCATCTGGATGTTGTATATGTCTACAGGAAGCTTGAGTCtgataaagtgtttttttacacTACCATGCCCAAGCAG ctcacatTTGACGCAAAGCGTCGTTTTTTGAACAAAGACGTCAATGAGGAGTTCCAGGATCGCTCAGCCAGAGTGGCAGAGCTGGTCAACACAGATACACTagaa GAAATTGGAAATGTTCAGGGTCACTATGAACGGATTAAACTGAGTTTGCCTGCGTCGTCATCAATAAGTGTGACGCTGGTCAACTTGACTGCAAAACTTCTGGAATGTGCCCTTGAGTTTCAACAGTGGCAGGGAAAAAATGCA GCAGCAAAGAATAAAGACTCTGGTGCGAAAGCCAAGAAAAGCACTCAGCAAACTGAG TCGTCCTTAAGAGCCGATCTACTTTCTTCCATTAAATCAAAGTCATATGGCCATCTATCAAAG GCATCCAAATCCCGGCGACACAGGCAGGTGGAGATGGACACCTCAGGCTCTGGAACAGACCATGTGCAGGATTGTACAACCTCCCGCAGAAGCAGACCACCCTCCCTCAGTGCCAGGACCCGGCAAAACCTGGGCAAAAAAG GATCCGGAGGGTCAGATGAAAGGACGCAACACTGGCTTCTGAGTTCAATGGAAGAAGACAAAACAGCAA tgAAACGCAGTCAGCAGAGGAGCAGATTCAAATGGTGA
- the hif1ab gene encoding hypoxia inducible factor 1 subunit alpha b has translation MDTGVVTEKKRVSSERRKEKSRDAARCRRGKESEVFYELARQLPLPHNVSSHLDKASIMRLTISYLRMRKLLSSDEAVEESELESQLNGFYLKALEGFLMVLSEDGDMVYLSENVCKCMGLTQFDLTGHSVFDFAHPCDHEEMREMLVHRTGSKKTKEQTTERSFFLRMKCTLTSRGRTVNIKSATWKVLHCTGHVRVQECNERPGDTSFKEPPITYLVLICEPIPHPSNIEVPLDSKTFLSRHTLDMKFSYCDERITELMGYEPDDLMNRSVYEYYHALDSDHLTKTHHNLFAKGQATTGQYRMLAKKGGYVWVETQATVIYNPKNSQPQCIVCVNYVLSGIVEGDIVLSLQQTVTEPKAADKTEPEVEKEEESEVDMTKLFKHETLLCSVENSESLYEKLKEEPEALTVLAPAAGDTIISLDFNSPDSEIHLLKEVPLYNDVMLPSTSEKLPLPLSPLAPSEPPPALTKLESEGEDFSFSSTSCHSTDTADKPSSPTTGSSSSEPNSPMDYSLEVDSAISSEFKLDLVEKLFAIDTEAKTPFNTEDMGDLDLEMLAPYIPMDDDFQLHITSPLDPLPAGPHTISDMNSLFQPLPTPPSPPSSSCSSVKQEPCSRVPSPLHLLQEVRSAPVSPFSGTRSCEASPARASTPQGGIPLTSRMSVVDRELSPKVLAIQNAQRKRKLEEVTSLSQAVGLGALLQSVDDAIEPGKRAKVLEVKGSSLLGGNKTILILPSDVASRLLCSSFDSSGGLPQLTRYDCEVNAPVQDRHPLLQGEELLRALDQVN, from the exons GGTGAGCTCGGAGCGCAGGAAGGAGAAGTCCAGGGATGCTGCTCGATGTCGCAGGGGCAAAGAGTCTGAGGTGTTCTATGAACTAGCACGTCAACTGCCCCTTCCCCACAATGTCAGCTCCCATCTGGACAAGGCCTCCATCATGAGGCTCACCATCAGCTACCTGCGCATGAGAAAACTTCTGAGCTCTG ATGAGGCAGTGGAGGAATCTGAGCTGGAGAGCCAGCTCAATGGCTTCTACCTGAAGGCCCTGGAGGGCTTCCTGATGGTGCTGTCTGAGGATGGAGACATGGTTTATCTCTCCGAAAATGTCTGCAAGTGCATGGGCCTCACACAG ttTGATCTGACTGGCCACAGCGTTTTTGACTTTGCTCACCCTTGTGATCATGAGGAAATGAGGGAGATGCTAGTGCACAGAACGGGGTCCAAGAAAACCAAGGAACAAACCACAGAGCGAAGCTTCTTCCTGCGCATGAAGTGCACACTCACTAGTCGAGGACGTACTGTCAACATTAAGTCTGCCACATGGAAG GTTCTCCACTGCACAGGGCATGTACGTGTCCAGGAGTGCAATGAGCGTCCTGGAGATACTAGCTTCAAAGAGCCTCCTATCACCTATCTGGTGCTTATTTGTGAGCCCATCCCTCACCCATCAAACATTGAGGTGCCTCTGGACAGCAAAACCTTCCTAAGCCGTCATACTCTGGACATGAAGTTCTCATACTGCGATGAGAG AATCACAGAGCTGATGGGCTATGAGCCAGATGACCTGATGAATAGGTCTGTGTATGAGTACTACCATGCATTGGACTCTGATCACCTCACCAAGACACATCACAATT TGTTTGCAAAGGGCCAGGCTACAACAGGCCAGTATCGGATGTTGGCTAAGAAGGGAGGTTATGTGTGGGTTGAAACCCAGGCCACAGTCATTTACAATCCCAAGAACTCTCAGCCGCAGTGCATTGTGTGTGTCAACTATGTTCTCAG TGGCATTGTGGAGGGAGACATAGTCCTCTCTCTACAGCAGACAGTGACGGAGCCAAAGGCTGCGGATAAGACTGAGCCGGAAGTGGAAAAGGAAGAGGAGTCAGAAGTGGACATGACAAAACTGTTCAAGCACGAGACGCTGTTGTGTTCTGTGGAGAACTCTGAGAGCTTGTAcgagaagctgaaggaggagccTGAAGCCCTCACAGTTCTAGCTCCTGCTGCAGGAGACACCATAATCTCACTGGACTTTAACAGTCCTG ACTCTGAGATTCATCTACTGAAGGAGGTGCCACTCTACAATGATGTCATGCTGCCCTCCACCAGTGAGAAACTGCCTCTGCCACTGTCTCCCCTGGCTCCCAGTGAGCCCCCTCCAGCTCTGACCAAATTAGAGTCTGAAGGAGAGGACTTTTCGTTTTCTTCCACCTCCTGCCACAGCACAGACACTGCCGACAAGCCATCCAGCCCCACCACTGGATCTAGCTCCTCAGAG CCCAACAGCCCAATGGATTACTCTTTAGAAGTTGATTCAGCTATTAGCTCGGAGTTCAAACTGGATTTGGTTGAAAAGTTGTTTGCTATTGACACAGAGGCAAAGACTCCGTTCAACACCGAA GATATGGGTGATCTTGACCTGGAAATGCTTGCGCCATATATTCCTATGGACGACGACTTCCAGCTACACATCACTTCTCCTCTGGACCCGCTCCCCGCTGGTCCACATACTATCTCAGACATGAACTCCCTGTTCCAGCCCTTACCTACCCCGCCATCTCCACCTTCTAGTTCCTGCAGTTCAGTAAAGCAGGAGCCCTGTTCTCGTGTCCCTTCACCTCTCCACCTGCTACAGGAGGTACGCAGTGCCCCAGTCTCACCCTTCAGTGGCACTCGCAGTTGTGAGGCTTCCCCAGCCCGTGCTTCCACCCCACAGGGAGGCATCCCACTGACTAGCAG AATGTCAGTGGTGGATCGAGAGCTCTCTCCAAAGGTGCTAGCAATCCAGAATGCCCAGCGAAAGAGAAAACTAGAGGAGGTTACCTCATTGTCACAAGCAGTTGGACTG GGTGCTTTGCTTCAATCTGTGGATGATGCTATAGAACCAGGAAAGAGAGCGAAGGTGCTTGAGGTTAAAGGCTCCAGTTTGCTTGGTGGGAACAAGACCATTCTTATACTGCCATCTG ATGTGGCCAGTCGTTTGCTGTGCAGCTCATTTGACAGCAGTGGAGGGTTACCTCAGCTGACACGCTATGACTGCGAGGTCAATGCTCCTGTTCAGGACCGCCATCCCTTGCTACAGGGGGAGGAGCTACTGCGTGCTCTAGACCAAGTTAACTGA